A portion of the Rhinopithecus roxellana isolate Shanxi Qingling chromosome 21, ASM756505v1, whole genome shotgun sequence genome contains these proteins:
- the LRRC30 gene encoding leucine-rich repeat-containing protein 30, with the protein MGARQSRASSKDKGPRRILFTGRRQKFSPWDDALLSGRDPRSLLKRGMHHVSFSLVTRGMTDIPDFLWGLSEVQKLNLSHNQLRVLPPEVGKLTRIVVLNLCGNRLKSLPREVSLLQCLRVLFVNMNCLTEVPAELSLCRKLEVLSLSHNCLSQLPACFADLSRLRKLNLSHNVFAHIPMCVFSLKELTFLHVGSNRLENIAESIQHLTSLQIFIAEGNNIHSFPRSLCLVTSLELLNLNNNDIQTLPGELHLLCRLVRIAWNPMDKGLHISHNPLSKPLPELVEGGLQMLFGYLKDKKHT; encoded by the coding sequence ATGGGGGCCAGGCAGTCAAGGGCCAGCTCCAAGGATAAGGGCCCCAGGAGGATACTCTTCACGGGGAGGAGACAGAAGTTTTCTCCGTGGGACGATGCCCTGCTCTCGGGAAGGGACCCGCGGTCTCTGCTGAAGCGGGGCATGCACCACGTCAGCTTCAGCCTGGTCACCAGAGGAATGACAGACATCCCCGACTTTCTGTGGGGCTTGTCCGAGGTCCAGAAACTCAATCTGTCTCACAACCAGCTCCGGGTTCTCCCTCCCGAGGTGGGGAAACTGACCCGGATCGTGGTCCTGAACTTGTGCGGGAACCGCCTGAAGAGCCTGCCCAGAGAAGTGAGCCTCCTGCAGTGCCTCCGGGTCCTGTTTGTCAACATGAACTGCCTGACCGAGGTGCCGGCCGAGCTGAGCTTGTGCCGAAAGCTGGAGGTCCTGAGCTTGTCGCACAACTGCCTGTCCCAGCTCCCTGCGTGCTTCGCTGACCTCTCCAGACTGAGGAAGCTGAACCTCAGCCACAACGTCTTCGCGCACATCCCCATGTGTGTGTTCTCCCTGAAGGAACTGACTTTCTTGCACGTGGGCTCGAATCGCCTGGAAAACATCGCTGAGAGCATCCAGCACCTGACCAGCCTTCAGATCTTCATCGCAGAGGGCAACAACATCCACTCCTTCCCGAGGTCGCTTTGCCTGGTCACCAGCCTGGAGCTGCTGAACCTCAACAACAACGACATCCAGACCCTCCCGGGCGAACTCCACCTGCTGTGTAGACTGGTGAGGATCGCCTGGAATCCCATGGACAAAGGGCTCCACATTTCCCACAACCCTTTATCCAAGCCTCTGCCGGAGCTGGTGGAGGGGGGCCTGCAGATGCTGTTCGGCTACCTGAAGGACAAAAAACACACATGA